The DNA region tttgagtgACGGTCCAATCTTGACATTGACTTTTAaatgtaacataaaatttaacattgaaaCGATGAGGAGGCATTATTATGATAGTACGgtttttactgattaatgTGTCTGTTCTCATCTTAGCTGTAACGATGGGTAAGAATTTCtcttgaattattttgaattgtcAACGCTGCTTTTGTTTAAGTGTCTTCCTTGAAATGTTACCATTGTCATCACGTTGGAGAGGAGGTGGGATGTCCAAGTAAAGAAGTCAAGGAATGCACCCCGGGCAACGattcaaatattctaaatgaGAGTCCCATGTGTAGAACGTTAACACAATATTGTAAGTATTAATGGACCTATTGGATTGTGATACATATTGGAGTTTTTAGTGTACTTTTTGAGCGGAGATAAAGTAGTGAACGTACATGAGTGCACATATTACCACGGCGACGCAGTCGTTTGCCTGAAAGCGAAATACTCGGGCAGTGATGCTAAAGACTGTTATTGTGATACAGATGTATGTAATACTAGTCCAAAAACGGCATTCAGCGTTTTGTGGATAATTGTCgcgttaattattaagttgttataagttttgtaattaaaatttattgtaccaAAATTAGGACTTTCCTTTAATACCACAAACATGTATCAACAGATTAGTTTAAACGCTGCAACAATTGTTAAAACGGTGAAGTCAAAGCGGATTTTATTGGACGAGTTGCAACCATCAGTCCAACATGCACAGTTCGTTTCCCACACCGAATTGTTGCCGCTGTTCTTGCACGTGGAATCATTCCTTGTCGACAACCACCCGCACTGCCTGTATATACGCACATTCTCTTTGTCACCGTCTGAAACtaataaagcaaataaaaaaagtagttGAAACATGAAAATTACCTACTGGAATAGTGAACTTTCCTGCAAAACTTTGCAATGTCGTTAACTCCGGTGCATTCTTTGTAATACATGCTTTTGGTCTCTCCGCTTCTCAGCCCAGCACATCCTGGATCAACTGCCGAATCGCACTGGAAACATTTAATTGCACTCGCACCTAAAACTATTAGCGTAGGTAATTTGAAACTTTTGCAAGACGGTTTTTACTTGAAAAGACGAGGAAACAGAACACTGTCGTCAGCAGCAGATTGTCAGGCATTTTATctgagaaaaatatttgactgCTTGCTACAGTTTTCTGCGGTGAGATGTTTCGATAACCCCTCGGCATACTCGCCTTGAAAATGATGATATTTGACGCAACTTAATTTTGATGGATttcatattgtttatatttgtttaaacaggGATGAAACGTTATGTTATAATgattatttccaattttcttGTATTCAATAACAGATAAATAAAgggtttttgtaataaaatgacaaactaatacaactttataaatgtaatgttaattgtttgttttaaatttgaataaattcttttattaaataaaattcttttattaaattacattttactaacaataaaattaatattgacacAAACAGGTCAACAGACTAGTTTATACActgcaataattaataaaacaacggTAAAATCAACTTGAATCCTATTAGATGAGTTGCAACCATCACTCCAACAAACACAGTTCTTCTTCAATATGAAATCAGTGTCCGAGGTCTTACAGTTGGAATCGTTCTTTGTCAAAATCCATCCGCATTGTCTGTGAATACGTACGAGTTTGTCATCGTCACctaaaactacaaaaatatttaataaaaatctcgACAACGGTGAAATTACTTACTGGAAGAATGAATTTTTCTGCAGAATTTATAGTCTCCCGAACATTCCTTATAATATGTGCTGTTGGTGTCCTCCTTTTTGAGATCAGCACAACCTGGATCCACTGCCGAATTGCACTGGAAACATTTAATCGCAATCGCACCTAAAaccgaaattttaaaaacgaaaattttattgattttgaacGGTATCAGGACTGATTTTACTTGTGAAAACTAGCGACCACAAAACTATTGACAGCAGGAGTCTGGCAGACATCTTATCTGAAA from Aethina tumida isolate Nest 87 chromosome 1, icAetTumi1.1, whole genome shotgun sequence includes:
- the LOC109597482 gene encoding uncharacterized protein LOC109597482, whose protein sequence is MIVRFLLINVSVLILAVTMVSSLKCYHCHHVGEEVGCPSKEVKECTPGNDSNILNESPMCRTLTQYLYFLSGDKVVNVHECTYYHGDAVVCLKAKYSGSDAKDCYCDTDVCNTSPKTAFSVLWIIVALIIKLL
- the LOC109597481 gene encoding U-scoloptoxin(05)-Sm1a, with translation MPRGYRNISPQKTVASSQIFFSDKMPDNLLLTTVFCFLVFSSASAIKCFQCDSAVDPGCAGLRSGETKSMYYKECTGVNDIAKFCRKVHYSISDGDKENVRIYRQCGWLSTRNDSTCKNSGNNSVWETNCACWTDGCNSSNKIRFDFTVLTIVAAFKLIC
- the LOC109597484 gene encoding uncharacterized protein LOC109597484; its protein translation is MTEDKMSARLLLSIVLWSLVFTSAIAIKCFQCNSAVDPGCADLKKEDTNSTYYKECSGDYKFCRKIHSSILGDDDKLVRIHRQCGWILTKNDSNCKTSDTDFILKKNCVCWSDGCNSSNRIQVDFTVVLLIIAVYKLVC